One genomic window of bacterium includes the following:
- a CDS encoding sugar phosphate isomerase/epimerase, which translates to TGFPQHWIRILGKHIAGVHLKNYNTSIGNIQGFSDNLLHGDVPWAEVRKAFNDVGYNGYVTAELTGYRAHTELSLKHICETARTIFD; encoded by the coding sequence ACAGGGTTCCCGCAGCATTGGATTCGCATACTGGGCAAACATATCGCCGGGGTGCATCTGAAGAACTACAACACGAGTATTGGAAATATCCAAGGGTTTTCAGATAACTTACTCCACGGCGACGTACCCTGGGCAGAGGTCCGCAAAGCCTTTAACGATGTTGGATACAACGGCTACGTAACCGCCGAGCTTACAGGCTATCGAGCACATACAGAGCTTAGTCTAAAACACATCTGTGAGACGGCACGGACGATTTTTGATTAG